One segment of Nostoc flagelliforme CCNUN1 DNA contains the following:
- a CDS encoding VOC family protein, giving the protein MITGINHITLSVRDLEESINFYTNVLDFRLLAKWMKGAYLSVGDIWLALILDQKVRESPIPEYTHIGLTVSIEDFPILSQRIQQSGAKIWQENKSEGASLYFLDPNDHKLEIHASDLNTRIKSAKASPWEGLEFFI; this is encoded by the coding sequence ATGATTACTGGAATTAACCACATTACTTTATCTGTCAGAGACTTAGAGGAGTCTATTAATTTTTATACCAATGTGCTAGATTTTCGCTTACTAGCAAAATGGATGAAAGGTGCTTATCTTTCGGTTGGTGATATTTGGTTGGCATTAATTTTAGACCAGAAGGTTCGAGAAAGTCCTATACCTGAATATACCCATATTGGTCTGACTGTTTCTATCGAAGATTTTCCTATTCTTAGTCAACGCATTCAGCAATCAGGAGCAAAAATTTGGCAAGAAAATAAAAGCGAAGGTGCTTCTTTATATTTCCTTGATCCGAATGATCATAAACTTGAAATTCATGCTTCTGATTTAAACACCAGAATAAAAAGTGCTAAAGCATCTCCGTGGGAAGGGTTAGAATTTTTCATTTAA
- a CDS encoding HEAT repeat domain-containing protein — MNDDLKNWLEMLRSPEVNDRLVAVKTLQHLGDEETIDALIVALKDENIAVQKIAISALWEIADPVVIPALIECLTSADSDIRAEAASALNELVTQDELLLLLDKLQINDVNIQLNILVLLRKIHDIQSLPYILPFLESKSSELREAAITTLRYINQIEKCPQALNLIFDQEPIVRRATALTLGHLQDTQVITILAQALTNDSDWQVRRNAAKSLAIHENQQATSALEIALNDEHWQVRKSAAQALQKIPNIQVMPRLIQALTDEYADVRKEAAIALGNLAHPDVINPLQQALDDPDKEVSIQAQRAIQKIQRDRIVSIEQ, encoded by the coding sequence ATGAATGATGACCTCAAAAATTGGCTAGAAATGCTGCGATCGCCTGAAGTAAATGACCGCTTAGTAGCTGTCAAAACCTTACAACATTTAGGCGATGAAGAAACAATAGACGCTTTAATTGTCGCTTTGAAAGATGAAAATATCGCTGTCCAAAAAATAGCCATATCTGCTCTTTGGGAAATTGCCGATCCTGTGGTAATTCCTGCTTTAATTGAATGCTTAACTTCAGCAGATTCAGATATTCGCGCTGAAGCTGCATCAGCATTAAATGAATTAGTGACACAAGATGAGTTGTTACTTTTATTAGATAAGTTACAAATTAATGATGTCAATATACAACTAAATATTTTAGTGCTGTTGCGAAAGATTCATGATATTCAATCTTTACCGTATATTTTACCCTTTTTAGAATCAAAAAGCTCTGAGTTAAGAGAAGCAGCAATTACTACACTTCGATATATAAATCAAATAGAAAAATGTCCACAAGCTTTGAATTTAATCTTTGACCAAGAACCAATAGTCCGTCGTGCTACTGCTTTAACTTTAGGGCATTTACAAGATACACAAGTAATTACAATACTTGCTCAAGCGCTTACAAATGATAGCGACTGGCAAGTTCGCCGTAATGCAGCCAAATCTCTGGCTATTCATGAAAATCAGCAAGCAACTTCAGCACTAGAAATAGCTTTAAATGATGAACATTGGCAAGTACGTAAATCAGCAGCACAAGCTTTGCAAAAAATCCCAAATATTCAAGTTATGCCGAGATTAATTCAAGCATTAACAGATGAATATGCAGATGTCCGCAAAGAAGCTGCGATCGCACTTGGTAATTTAGCTCATCCTGATGTTATTAACCCACTGCAACAAGCTTTAGACGATCCTGATAAAGAAGTGTCCATCCAAGCGCAACGGGCAATTCAGAAGATTCAAAGAGATAGAATAGTCTCAATTGAGCAGTAA
- a CDS encoding NAD(P)-dependent oxidoreductase gives MQIQTVGILSPGDMGQAIASVLNQNGLKTIAALDDRSQRTRQLAAAGNIQDVGSLTELVIESDVVLSVLVPAAATEAARQVAEVIGNVRKQILYVDCNAVAPQKVKRIAQLVESSGVIFVDASIIGPPPRVPGRTRIYASGKQADELQQLQNYGLDIRVIGDEVGQASGLKMSYAALTKGLTAISTELLIAAHRLGLDEQLWNEVSSSQPELAAILTRSIPSMTPKAHRWIGEMEEIAETFQELGLTERIFYGAADVYRLVKDTSLGKETPEECDRDRPLRDIITTLSDEAAPSLLDENG, from the coding sequence ATGCAAATCCAAACTGTTGGTATTTTAAGTCCAGGTGACATGGGGCAGGCGATCGCATCTGTTCTCAATCAAAATGGATTGAAAACCATTGCCGCCCTAGACGATCGCAGTCAACGAACTCGGCAATTAGCCGCCGCAGGCAACATCCAAGATGTAGGTTCTCTTACAGAACTGGTAATTGAATCTGATGTAGTGCTATCAGTTCTAGTCCCCGCCGCCGCAACAGAAGCAGCAAGGCAAGTAGCTGAGGTTATAGGCAATGTGAGGAAACAAATTCTGTACGTTGATTGCAATGCAGTTGCACCCCAAAAAGTAAAACGTATTGCCCAACTGGTTGAATCATCTGGGGTAATTTTTGTAGATGCTTCAATTATTGGCCCACCACCCAGAGTTCCCGGTCGCACGCGCATCTATGCTTCAGGAAAACAGGCCGATGAATTGCAACAATTGCAAAATTATGGATTGGATATCCGAGTGATTGGCGATGAAGTTGGTCAGGCTTCTGGATTGAAAATGTCTTACGCTGCCCTCACCAAAGGACTGACAGCGATTAGTACAGAATTATTAATTGCTGCCCATCGCTTAGGTTTGGATGAGCAACTATGGAACGAAGTATCTAGTAGCCAACCAGAACTTGCTGCTATTCTTACCCGTTCTATTCCATCGATGACACCAAAAGCACATCGTTGGATAGGGGAAATGGAAGAGATTGCCGAAACCTTTCAAGAGTTAGGTCTGACTGAGCGGATTTTTTACGGCGCAGCTGATGTTTACCGCTTGGTAAAAGATACCTCTTTGGGTAAGGAAACACCAGAAGAGTGCGATCGCGATCGCCCCTTGAGAGACATCATTACTACTCTTTCCGACGAAGCAGCACCGAGTCTATTAGACGAAAATGGCTGA
- a CDS encoding Mrp/NBP35 family ATP-binding protein has product MTTAYQQEVVQLLKQVIEPTLNNDIVSLGMVRNLRIVDDYIYLRLYIGSHQHQLQPEIQSKLSFLSWCKKTYIQICTIPGVKTTLGISSGKGGVGKSTTAVNIAAALKLQGAKVGLLDADVYGPNIPQMLGLGKADIQVINTPTGDKFLPLEVQGIKVMSVGLLAEANRPLAWRGPVLHKIITQFLQDVEWGELDYLLIDLPPGTGDAQITIIQESPICGVILVTTPQQVAVADVRRNIYMFRQVGVPVLGIIENMSYLICGDCGSRTPIFGSGGGEQLAAELQAPLLGQIPIDPRICSGSDTGNPIAMSEYASPAREVFTQIAISLNSTFMLHDESTQLD; this is encoded by the coding sequence ATGACTACAGCCTATCAGCAAGAAGTCGTCCAATTACTCAAACAGGTTATCGAACCTACCTTAAATAATGACATCGTTAGTTTGGGAATGGTACGAAACTTACGCATAGTTGATGACTATATTTACTTACGTTTATATATTGGTTCTCATCAGCACCAATTACAGCCAGAAATTCAATCTAAATTGTCATTTCTATCTTGGTGTAAAAAAACTTATATTCAAATTTGTACAATTCCCGGTGTTAAAACAACTCTAGGCATCTCTAGTGGTAAAGGTGGTGTGGGTAAATCCACAACAGCCGTTAATATAGCCGCAGCTTTAAAATTACAAGGTGCAAAAGTAGGATTATTAGATGCTGATGTTTATGGCCCCAATATTCCCCAGATGTTGGGTTTAGGAAAAGCTGATATTCAAGTGATTAATACTCCCACAGGTGATAAGTTTTTACCTTTAGAAGTTCAGGGAATAAAAGTGATGTCAGTGGGTTTACTTGCAGAAGCAAATCGTCCTTTGGCATGGCGGGGGCCTGTATTGCATAAAATTATCACGCAATTTTTGCAAGATGTGGAATGGGGTGAATTAGATTATTTATTGATAGATTTACCTCCAGGTACAGGTGATGCTCAAATTACAATTATCCAAGAAAGTCCAATTTGTGGAGTCATTTTAGTGACAACTCCTCAACAAGTGGCTGTTGCAGATGTACGACGTAATATATATATGTTTCGCCAAGTGGGTGTTCCTGTCCTTGGCATCATTGAAAATATGAGTTATTTAATTTGCGGTGATTGTGGTTCACGCACACCGATTTTTGGCAGTGGTGGCGGCGAACAACTGGCCGCAGAATTACAAGCACCTTTGTTAGGACAAATTCCTATTGATCCCCGCATTTGTAGCGGTAGTGATACTGGAAATCCGATTGCAATGAGTGAATACGCTTCACCAGCAAGGGAGGTTTTTACACAAATAGCTATTTCATTAAATAGTACTTTTATGCTACACGATGAGTCTACGCAGCTTGACTAA
- a CDS encoding transposase, with translation MLNRKDIVSTFSTNGIKRHLAVDTLGFPFFTHCTKANLSDDKGLIEMLTKNIGYFQSKPVNTPKITILLDHGYHTEYLREELEKVYPQIMTKIRFELSAKPSKQEKKDQGKSGFVPVAARWVIERSNAWMERCKIVRIQVKGY, from the coding sequence GTGTTGAATCGAAAGGATATTGTTTCTACTTTCTCGACGAATGGGATCAAGAGGCATCTAGCCGTTGATACCCTGGGATTTCCGTTCTTTACTCATTGCACCAAAGCAAATCTATCTGATGATAAGGGTTTGATTGAGATGTTGACTAAAAACATCGGTTATTTCCAGTCGAAGCCCGTCAATACTCCCAAAATCACCATTCTCCTAGACCACGGTTATCACACTGAGTATTTGAGGGAGGAGTTAGAAAAAGTTTATCCCCAAATAATGACGAAAATCAGGTTTGAACTTTCGGCAAAACCATCGAAACAAGAAAAGAAAGACCAAGGTAAATCTGGGTTTGTTCCGGTTGCAGCGAGGTGGGTCATTGAGCGGTCAAATGCTTGGATGGAAAGATGCAAAATCGTAAGGATTCAGGTGAAGGGATATTGA
- a CDS encoding transposase encodes MPYSSSLTDQEWEILEPLLPQILPPKKQTRPSNWTKRELLDGIFYQLKNGCNWEDLPKDLPPYSTVYWHYKQWRAQGAIDKLMGILHSQVREQVKKNPNGRR; translated from the coding sequence ATGCCGTACTCTAGTAGCCTAACAGACCAAGAGTGGGAAATCCTTGAACCTCTACTACCTCAGATATTGCCGCCTAAGAAGCAGACCAGACCCTCCAATTGGACAAAAAGAGAACTCTTGGATGGCATCTTCTATCAACTGAAGAATGGCTGTAATTGGGAAGACTTGCCCAAGGACTTGCCCCCCTACTCAACCGTATATTGGCATTACAAGCAGTGGCGGGCCCAAGGAGCGATCGACAAACTAATGGGTATCTTACATTCTCAAGTACGTGAGCAAGTAAAAAAAAACCCAAATGGACGACGTTGA
- a CDS encoding 2'-5' RNA ligase family protein: MSYAIVHYPNINTKDINQIRQKYDPQVYLIKPHITLVFPIIDSINKNNLILHIDNILSKWKPFPICLKGLQQSWDEYLFLMVEEGKVDMIELHEELYTGILAKYCRDNFPFFPHLTLGIFTKNDQFLQVLEEAQQLNLNYRCFVDKVHLINIADEQRSIIWSKEFVLRN; encoded by the coding sequence ATGTCTTACGCAATTGTACATTACCCCAATATTAACACAAAGGATATCAATCAAATAAGGCAGAAATATGATCCACAAGTTTATTTAATAAAACCACATATTACACTTGTATTTCCCATAATCGACTCTATTAATAAAAACAATCTCATTCTTCATATTGATAATATCTTGAGTAAGTGGAAACCATTTCCAATTTGTCTCAAAGGATTGCAACAATCATGGGATGAATATCTGTTTTTAATGGTTGAAGAAGGAAAGGTAGATATGATAGAATTACACGAGGAATTATATACAGGTATATTAGCTAAATATTGCAGAGATAATTTCCCATTTTTCCCACATTTAACGTTAGGAATATTTACAAAAAATGATCAATTTTTGCAGGTTTTAGAAGAAGCACAGCAATTAAATTTAAATTATCGTTGTTTTGTCGATAAAGTCCACCTAATAAATATTGCTGATGAGCAGAGGTCAATAATTTGGAGTAAAGAATTTGTATTGCGAAATTAG
- a CDS encoding GNAT family N-acetyltransferase translates to MINKVTIGEKIKIRQADIKDVEKIASLCEQLEYSVTNQQIEQRLTKIKNNDAHIVYVATLEDEYVIGWAHAHICDYIVISTPAIILGLVVDKDYRHSGIGRFLMQQIEQWASLTGCDSVLLRSNIKRQEAHSFYEKIGYTNIKQSVTFYKKLQPQ, encoded by the coding sequence ATGATAAATAAAGTTACCATAGGTGAGAAAATTAAAATTAGACAAGCTGATATTAAAGATGTAGAGAAAATTGCTAGTCTTTGCGAACAACTTGAATATTCGGTGACAAATCAACAAATAGAGCAGCGCCTTACTAAAATTAAAAATAACGATGCTCATATTGTGTATGTTGCCACTTTAGAAGATGAATATGTAATTGGTTGGGCGCACGCTCATATTTGTGACTATATAGTTATTTCAACTCCAGCGATTATTTTGGGATTAGTTGTAGATAAAGATTATCGTCATAGTGGAATTGGACGTTTTTTGATGCAACAAATTGAACAGTGGGCTTCTCTGACTGGATGTGATAGTGTTCTGTTACGTTCTAATATTAAACGTCAAGAGGCTCACTCGTTTTATGAAAAAATTGGTTATACGAATATCAAACAGTCGGTGACATTTTATAAAAAATTGCAACCTCAATAG
- a CDS encoding amidase family protein gives MSDIADFSASQLLSLYRDRQLSPVAATKAALERINTYNSSVNAFAIVDENTALAEAQASEVRWLNGNPRGLVDGIPFTVKDLLLTKGLPTRRGSKAIISHQPWEENAPAVARLREQGAVLLGKTTTCEFGWKGVTDSPLTGIASS, from the coding sequence ATGTCAGACATTGCTGATTTTTCTGCTTCTCAACTGTTATCGCTATATCGCGATCGCCAGTTATCACCAGTTGCAGCAACCAAAGCTGCCCTAGAACGGATCAATACTTACAATAGCTCAGTTAACGCCTTTGCGATCGTAGATGAAAACACTGCTCTGGCTGAAGCCCAAGCCTCAGAAGTGCGTTGGCTAAATGGAAATCCCCGTGGCTTAGTGGATGGTATACCTTTTACCGTCAAGGATTTACTATTAACCAAGGGTTTACCAACGCGCCGAGGGAGTAAAGCGATAATCTCCCATCAACCTTGGGAAGAAAATGCACCTGCGGTGGCTCGTCTGCGGGAACAAGGAGCAGTTTTATTAGGAAAAACCACAACCTGTGAATTTGGTTGGAAGGGTGTCACCGACAGCCCACTGACTGGTATTGCAAGCAGCTAA
- a CDS encoding 4Fe-4S dicluster domain-containing protein, whose protein sequence is MALITQRIDVPVIVDESKCLEKCTGCIEVCPLDVLAKNPETGKAYMKYDECWFCLPCEKECPTNAITVQIPFLLR, encoded by the coding sequence ATGGCTTTAATCACACAAAGAATAGATGTTCCTGTCATCGTTGATGAATCAAAATGTTTAGAGAAATGCACAGGTTGTATTGAAGTTTGTCCCCTTGATGTATTAGCAAAAAATCCAGAAACAGGGAAAGCATATATGAAATATGATGAGTGCTGGTTTTGTCTACCTTGTGAAAAAGAATGTCCCACCAATGCAATTACAGTACAAATTCCCTTTTTATTGCGATAG
- a CDS encoding ATP-binding cassette domain-containing protein, translating into MAVTEPLIEIENLTLQYAQKTALANVNLAVNAGEILALVGPSGCGKTSLLSCLNRLSDMIPKCRVQGKIRIGSLEVVNSKINVIALRRQVGMIFQKPNPFPFSIWQNLELPLREHGIRDRHQIDTIGRFSPSFANTCNPTLIASNL; encoded by the coding sequence TTGGCAGTTACTGAACCGTTGATTGAAATTGAGAACTTAACTTTGCAATACGCACAAAAAACTGCGCTTGCTAATGTCAACTTGGCTGTCAATGCCGGAGAAATTTTGGCTTTGGTTGGGCCTTCTGGTTGTGGAAAAACTAGCTTGCTCAGTTGTCTCAACCGCCTCAGCGATATGATTCCCAAGTGTCGAGTTCAGGGAAAAATCCGCATTGGTAGTCTAGAAGTGGTAAATTCCAAAATCAATGTCATTGCCTTGCGGCGTCAAGTCGGCATGATTTTTCAAAAACCCAATCCCTTTCCTTTCTCAATATGGCAGAATTTGGAATTACCTTTGCGAGAGCATGGCATCCGCGATCGCCACCAAATTGATACAATTGGCAGGTTCAGCCCTAGTTTTGCCAACACTTGCAACCCGACTTTAATCGCATCTAACTTGTGA
- a CDS encoding zinc ribbon domain-containing protein: MCPSCGVETGKKELSQRTHVCSNCSYTTDRDVAAAQVVLIR; this comes from the coding sequence ATTTGTCCGAGTTGTGGTGTTGAGACAGGTAAAAAAGAATTGTCTCAACGTACTCATGTTTGCTCAAATTGTAGCTATACCACTGATAGGGATGTAGCCGCCGCACAGGTAGTTCTGATCAGATGA